From Atribacterota bacterium, a single genomic window includes:
- a CDS encoding FGGY-family carbohydrate kinase yields MVNTRPPYFLGIDIGTQGLRSGIFDVRGNVVALSFYSYPEYHPRPGWAEQDPGDWWKATQDTVRRCIFEGEVRPEEIAAISVSASSCTVLPVDRFGNPKYRAILWMDVRAFDQAERINATAHPVLKYAGGHESPEWMIPKALWFKENLPDVFTNADYFVESQNWIVFKLTDRWVTSHNNAICKWNYCPTEEGWPVSLLRELNFEELLQKWPKELVPVAEKVGELSKKAAYDLGLIPGTPVIQGGIDAYAAMVGLDVVHPQRLAMVIGPSTCHLAVSEHPIFSPGIWGPYYQAVLPNMWILEGGQSTTGSLIRWFVDHFAKEECGGPCELKTREFEILDGMVAQVPPGSEGLIVLDYFQGNRSPYQDPLARGMILGLSLSHTKKHILRAIYEGAAYGTYHILETLAQNGFEVQEVYVSGVGSRSRLWLQIHADVTNVPIYLTTVEEASTLGTAIYAAVGVGFYDTIPEATLKMVQVSGQIYPNRHHHERYRFYYDQYLRSYFQLKEIMHDLATHTNNFKNSRKE; encoded by the coding sequence ATGGTAAATACCAGACCACCGTATTTCTTAGGGATTGACATCGGTACCCAGGGCCTCCGGAGTGGCATCTTTGACGTTCGGGGAAACGTGGTGGCGCTTTCCTTCTACTCCTATCCTGAATACCATCCCCGACCCGGATGGGCAGAACAGGATCCTGGTGACTGGTGGAAGGCGACACAGGATACAGTACGGCGATGCATTTTTGAAGGGGAGGTACGTCCGGAGGAGATTGCGGCAATCAGTGTCAGTGCCAGTTCTTGCACGGTACTCCCTGTAGACCGTTTTGGGAACCCTAAGTACCGGGCGATTTTGTGGATGGATGTGAGGGCTTTTGACCAGGCTGAGCGCATCAACGCCACAGCTCATCCAGTTCTCAAGTATGCAGGTGGGCACGAGTCACCGGAATGGATGATTCCCAAAGCGCTATGGTTTAAGGAAAATCTTCCCGATGTGTTCACCAATGCTGACTACTTTGTGGAATCCCAGAATTGGATTGTTTTCAAACTGACGGATCGCTGGGTGACGTCGCACAATAACGCCATCTGCAAGTGGAACTATTGCCCGACTGAAGAGGGGTGGCCGGTTTCGCTTTTGCGGGAACTCAATTTTGAGGAACTACTTCAGAAGTGGCCCAAAGAACTCGTTCCCGTGGCAGAGAAGGTGGGGGAATTGAGTAAAAAGGCCGCATATGACCTGGGCCTTATACCAGGGACTCCCGTTATTCAAGGTGGTATTGATGCTTATGCGGCCATGGTGGGTCTGGATGTGGTTCACCCTCAGAGATTGGCCATGGTGATTGGTCCCTCCACCTGTCATTTGGCGGTTTCAGAACACCCCATTTTCAGTCCGGGTATCTGGGGTCCATATTATCAGGCGGTTTTACCCAATATGTGGATTCTCGAAGGGGGCCAGAGCACTACGGGGTCACTTATCCGGTGGTTTGTGGACCACTTTGCAAAGGAGGAATGTGGTGGTCCCTGTGAGTTGAAAACGCGAGAATTTGAGATTCTGGATGGCATGGTGGCGCAAGTTCCACCTGGTTCGGAAGGGCTCATTGTGCTTGATTACTTTCAAGGTAATCGCAGTCCTTATCAGGACCCTCTGGCCAGGGGCATGATCTTAGGACTTTCCCTCAGCCATACCAAGAAACACATTTTACGGGCGATTTACGAGGGGGCGGCGTATGGTACTTACCATATCCTGGAGACACTGGCTCAGAATGGTTTTGAGGTCCAGGAGGTGTATGTGAGTGGGGTTGGGTCTCGCAGTCGGTTGTGGTTACAGATTCATGCTGATGTCACCAACGTTCCCATTTACCTCACCACAGTGGAAGAGGCCAGCACCTTGGGAACGGCGATCTATGCAGCGGTAGGAGTGGGATTCTACGACACCATCCCGGAGGCGACGCTCAAAATGGTCCAGGTTTCAGGGCAAATCTATCCCAACCGACACCATCACGAGCGGTACCGTTTTTACTATGACCAGTATCTGCGATCCTATTTTCAGCTGAAAGAGATCATGCATGACCTTGCCACTCATACCAACAATTTCAAAAATTCCCGGAAGGAATAA
- a CDS encoding Mut7-C RNAse domain-containing protein translates to MTDQTFLADCMLGKLARWLRIVGYDTRYFRHAEDHTLIAVARFEGRTLLTKDQALFKRAQEIAYFVQAESLTLQLREILLHFGLPLRLSHTRCPSCNAALLPVPPQKAKAHVPLFVSLSFEEFKQCPHCQKIYWPGTHWQRILQICQELPDPKTPF, encoded by the coding sequence ATGACCGACCAAACATTTCTTGCCGACTGCATGTTAGGAAAATTAGCCCGCTGGCTTCGCATCGTTGGATACGACACCAGGTATTTCCGACATGCAGAAGACCACACCCTGATCGCCGTAGCGCGCTTCGAAGGACGAACGCTTTTGACCAAAGACCAAGCCCTTTTTAAAAGAGCTCAAGAAATCGCGTACTTCGTCCAGGCTGAATCTTTGACTCTCCAGCTCAGAGAAATCCTCCTTCACTTTGGATTGCCTCTCCGGCTTTCGCACACTCGCTGTCCCTCCTGTAACGCAGCACTCCTTCCCGTTCCTCCTCAAAAAGCCAAGGCGCATGTTCCCCTTTTCGTCTCCCTGAGTTTCGAAGAATTCAAACAATGCCCTCACTGCCAGAAAATCTACTGGCCGGGAACGCACTGGCAGAGAATCCTCCAGATTTGCCAGGAGCTCCCGGACCCTAAAACCCCTTTTTAG